A window of Mytilus edulis chromosome 10, xbMytEdul2.2, whole genome shotgun sequence contains these coding sequences:
- the LOC139492388 gene encoding piggyBac transposable element-derived protein 4-like, with translation MDDSDESFSESDQSDLETEYDSDEGEEGEEGEEENDRNDEQVLQPWFRIFPPEEERRQPDFQETVGPQNMPNRNSKPIAYFYLLMTLNFLQQIVQETNRYARDFIASRERIRRFSRLHDWPKVGETTLTEIKGFFAVILNMGLVRKATIAEYWNCKLPSQDTSWFRKMFSRNRFQLVFKFFHLTNNNNIPGRNDPNYSPTAKFQCLIDLFNRQSQFHYKPEQNLSIDESLIGTRGRTCMLQYIPSKSSKFGVKVWMLVEAVTGYIIHAIIYRGKTYDPTPPGLTQGSYVVNNLLERAGLLRKKYHVVCDSFFTYIALAKQLFQLDTYFTGTIRQNRNMPNMIKHAILTERVFKYARQGPILMCVYRERARRKSVRILSSYEKATQNNDNKPKILEFYNKNMGGVDLADMMVTHYNDNRKTFKVWKKVAFNFLQRIVINAYILYCKNTSDRPVKSRLQFIQSIIEDLSCDYLLSREMNAQANPGRPKTTRLRKIGKYKDCSVCSDRDGFGGRHRTKTVCRNCYKGLHKDCMNNHVCIEE, from the exons ATGGACGATTCAGATGAATCTTTTTCCGAATCTGACCAAAGTGACCTAGAAACTGAATATGATAGTGACGAAGGTGAAGAAGGTGAAGAAGGAGAAGAAGAAAATGATAGAAATGACGAGCAGGTGCTTCAACCCTGGTTTCGGATATTTCCACCCGAAGAAGAGCGTCGCCAGCCAGACTTTCAGGAAACTGTTGGACCACAGAATATGCCAAACCGAAATTCGAAACCTATAGCCTATTTCTACCTACTGATGACATTAAACTTCTTACAGCAAATTGTCCAGGAAACTAATAG GTACGCTAGAGATTTCATAGCCAGTCGAGAAAGGATTAGACGCTTCTCAAGGCTACATGATTGGCCTAAAGTTGGAGAAACTACATTAACTGAAATAAAAGGATTCTTTGCCGTCATTCTTAATATGGGTTTGGTTAGAAAAGCGACTATTGCTGAATATTGGAATTGTAAATTGCCTAGTCAAGACACATCATGGTTTAGGAAAATGTTTAGTCGAAACAGATTTCaacttgttttcaaattttttcatCTAACTAACAACAATAACATACCCGGCAGAAACGACCCAAATTACAGTCCAACAGCAAAATTTCAGTGCCttattgatttatttaatagACAGTCGCAATTTCATTACAAACCGGAACAAAATTTAAGTATTGATGAAAGTTTGATAGGGACACGGGGCAGAACATGCATGCTTCAATACATACCATCAAAAAGCTCAAAGTTCGGGGTAAAAGTTTGGATGCTGGTTGAGGCAGTAACAGGATACATCATCCACGCCATAATTTATAGAGGAAAGACATATGACCCAACACCACCAGGACTAACCCAGGGTTCCTACGTTGTAAATAACTTGTTAGAAAGAGCTGGGTTACTTCGTAAAAAATATCATGTCGTGTGCGACAGCTTTTTCACTTACATCGCGCTAGCTAAACAGCTTTTTCAACTAGATACTTATTTTACCGGAACAATTCGACAGAACAGAAACATGCCAAACATGATCAAACATGCCATATTAACGGAACGCGTATTTAAATACGCAAGACAGGGACCTATTCTCATGTGTGTCTATCGTGAAAGGGCTAGAAGGAAATCCGTCCGTATTTTATCGTCGTACGAAAAGGCTACCCAAAATAATGACAATAAACCAAAAATACTTGAATTCTATAATAAAAACATGGGCGGGGTCGATCTGGCAGACATGATGGTAACGCATTATAATGACAATAGGAAAACTTTTAAGGTATGGAAGAAGGTTGCATTTAATTTCTTGCAGCGCATTGTAATTAATGCATATATCTTGTATTGCAAAAACACGTCTGATCGACCAGTCAAGAGTAGACTACAGTTTATACAATCAATTATAGAAGATCTTTCATGCGATTATCTGCTATCTCGTGAAATGAATGCACAAGCTAATCCAGGCAGACCAAAGACAACACGCTTGCGGAAAATTGGCAAGTATAAGGATTGCTCCGTGTGTTCGGATAGAGACGGATTTGGCGGTCGTCATCGAACAAAAACGGTGTGTAGAAACTGTTACAAAGGCTTACACAAAGATTGTATGAATAATCATGTGTGTATTGaagaataa
- the LOC139490704 gene encoding uncharacterized protein: MRKTLALFLAIGTALLPPEVHGHCNDVDKTACGMLLAADTNMCQNPCLAQICKETCRACSLDCFFCDSVLHQKECYATVECKLQSELCIATKRLSIDQQYLFSSGCASKEICNTLFSDNSSISLNHGHTVTVFNGVCCGTDQCNKDPDANKPVSDVVDRSVDDQINDKIVVRKADNLLEGYCSDFDVNSVACSRLYNADPAICQKDCIGRELCPETCGTCVRCKTCKHIADPALCNNITLCAKSESCFSKASLNAAFTISYDLGCMNDVICHVYFGGIPDSDITKTQVSFGGSGKCCKSNLCNAKGLVLKTPAVG; encoded by the exons ATGAGAAAAACCTTGGCATTGTTTCTTGCAATAGGGACAG CTTTACTTCCACCCGAAGTACATGGACATTGTAATGATGTTGACAAAACAGCCTGTGGCATGTTACTTGCTGCTGACACCAACATGTGCCAAAATCCCTGTCTGGCACAAATCTGTAAAGAAACGTGTCGTGCCTGCT CATTAGATTGTTTCTTTTGTGACAGTGTGTTGCACCAAAAGGAGTGCTATGCAACAGTTGAATGTAAACTACAATCAGAG CTTTGCATTGCCACCAAAAGGTTATCAATTGATCAGCAATATCTGTTTTCTTCTGGCTGTGCAAGTAAAGAG ATTTGCAACACGTTGTTCAGTGACAACAGTAGTATCTCACTGAATCATGGTCATACAGTTACAGTATTTAATGGTGTGTGTTGTGGTACAGACCAGTGCAATAAAGACCCAGATGCTAATAAACCAGTTTCTGATGTAGTGG ATCGTTCTGTAGATGATCAAATCAACGACAAGATTGTTGTTCGAAAAGCCGATAATCTGTTAGAAGGCTATTGCTCTGATTTCGATGTAAATTCAGTGGCTTGTTCAAGACTGTATAATGCTGATCCTGCAATTTGCCAGAAAGATTGCATCGGAAGAGAGCTTTGTCCCGAAACTTGTGGAACATGTG TTCGCTGCAAAACCTGTAAACACATTGCTGATCCAGCCCTGTGTAACAATATAACTCTTTGTGCGAAATCAGAG TCCTGTTTTTCTAAAGCGAGTCTAAATGCTGCTTTTACGATATCATATGACTTGGGCTGTATGAATGATGTA ATCTGTCATGTCTATTTTGGTGGAATACCCGATAGTGACATAACAAAGACACAAGTGTCATTCGGCGGAAGCGGGAAATGCTGTAAAAGTAATTTATGTAATGCTAAAGGACTTGTATTGAAAACCCCGGCAGTTggatga